A single genomic interval of Acidovorax sp. 1608163 harbors:
- a CDS encoding SDR family oxidoreductase: MQASTKKVAVITGAGSGVGKAVALALVGDGYHVVLAGRRAAMLDEVRAQAQALHGAADRVLCVPTDVGDAAAVEALFAQAVSQFGRVDVLFNNAGRGNPPGEFTEWTAEQWREVVDVNLNGMFFCMQQAFRVMRAQTPLGGRIINNGSISAHAPRPNSIAYTATKHAVMGLTKTGALDGRKYNIAVGQIDIGNALTDLASRMGKGVPQANGEIAVEPLIDVAIVGESVRYMANLPLEANVLFHTVMATKMPFVGRG; encoded by the coding sequence GTGCAAGCGAGTACGAAGAAGGTGGCCGTGATTACCGGTGCGGGCTCGGGCGTAGGCAAGGCGGTGGCGCTGGCGCTGGTTGGCGATGGCTACCACGTGGTGCTGGCGGGGCGCCGGGCGGCCATGCTGGACGAAGTGCGTGCGCAGGCGCAAGCGTTGCACGGTGCGGCGGACCGCGTTTTGTGTGTGCCCACCGACGTGGGCGACGCGGCAGCGGTGGAGGCGCTGTTTGCCCAAGCGGTTTCGCAGTTTGGGCGCGTCGATGTGCTGTTCAACAATGCGGGCCGGGGCAACCCGCCTGGCGAGTTCACCGAATGGACGGCCGAGCAATGGCGGGAGGTGGTGGACGTTAACCTCAACGGCATGTTTTTCTGCATGCAGCAAGCGTTTCGCGTGATGCGTGCGCAGACGCCGCTAGGTGGGCGCATCATCAACAACGGCTCTATTTCGGCCCACGCGCCGCGCCCCAACTCCATCGCCTACACGGCGACCAAACATGCCGTGATGGGATTGACCAAAACCGGTGCCTTGGATGGCCGCAAGTACAACATTGCTGTGGGGCAAATCGATATTGGCAACGCTTTGACTGACCTGGCCTCGCGCATGGGCAAGGGCGTGCCGCAGGCCAACGGCGAGATCGCGGTGGAGCCGCTGATCGATGTGGCCATCGTGGGTGAGTCCGTCCGCTACATGGCCAACCTGCCTCTGGAGGCCAACGTGCTCTTTCACACCGTGATGGCCACCAAGATGCCTTTTGTCGGGCGGGGCTAA